GCACAACATGGGCCGCGGGCCCAAGCCGCCCGCCTTCAAGGGCGGCATGCCCATGGTGCACGACGGCATCGCCTACGTCGGCACCCCGGTGAACAACATCTACCAGGCCTATGAGCTCAAGAGCGGCAAGCGCCTGTGGACCTGGCACGTGCCCAATCCCGGACCAGCGGGCAGCAGCCGCGGGCCGGCGACCTACTACCAGGGCGCCCTGTACATCTCCACCGGACCCGACCTCTACGCACTGGACCCCAAAACCGGCAAGGAACTCGGCCGGCATCACGTGGGCGGGCGCTTCGGCATCGTCAACCCGGTGATCGTCGGCGGGACCCTGTATCTCAGCAACAGCTACGACTGGCTGCATGCCCTGCCGGTGACGGTGGTCAATCCGGGCTTTCACCCGGGAGCCGGAGCGCAGGGGCCCGTGACCTGATTGCCTGGCATCCCTCGACGGCCATGCGCCGCCGGCCGGGAGCCGCCGGCGCGGTTTTCTTTTCGACAGGAGGTTCCCATGTCGACCGCAGCTTATGATGTGCAAGCGCCAAGCCGTGATCCGGACGTTGCTTGGCGTCTCTTGGGGCTGGTGGTGCTCGGCATCCGCCTGGTGCAGGGCTGGATCTACTGGGGCGGCGGCAGCCGGCGCTTCTTTTATGCCCCCGCCAAGCTGGACCCCAGTTCCTACAAATGGATGGCCAACAAGCTCCAGGGTGCCATGCCCGGCGCGCTCTTCGGACTCGATCGCGTCATCGGTTTTCTGCTGCACCATGCCCATTTGCTCCTGGCCACCCTGATCCTGGTGACCGCCCTCGAGCTGATCAGCGGCCTCGGTCTGCTGACGGGCACGCTGACGCGCCTGTCCGCACTGATCAGCATCGGCCTGAGCGCCGCCCTCATGCCGATCTTCGGCTGGCAGGGCTCCACCTGCATCGACGAATGGACCATGTCGGCCAGCAACTTCGCCATGGGTGCCGTCATCTTCACGGCCGGCGGCGGCGCCTGGTCCGTGGATCACTGGCTCATGCGGCGCTATCCCTCCCTGGCCAACCGGCCGTGGTTCCGCTGGTTCGGCAGCGCCCCGTGGCCGCGGCGGACGCTGGAGCGCTGGGCCAAGTTCCTGGGCATCGCGTCCCTGCTGTGGGCGATGGCCTTCTACGGCTACTATCGCGGCGCCATTCTCACGCCCTATCACAGCGGTCCGGTCAGCCCGGCCAAGCACCACATCCAGCTCAGCCATGCCGCCCTCGGCAGCGATGGGCGCCTGGGCATCGATGCCTACGTCAACGGCGGCACGCCGGCGGTCGCTTCCCATGTGATCGACGTGGCGGTGCTGGCCGGGCAGGACGCCGTGGTGGAGCACTGGAATGGCGGGCAATTGAGCGCGTTGTCCCGCAACGCCATCCACAATGTCTACGACTACAACAAGTTCGAGACGGGCATCTACGGGCTGGCCGGGCAGGTGGGCGCCCAAGCGCGCATCGAGCTGCCGCCGGCGCAGCCCGGCTTGCATCTGCCGGCGGGCCGCTATCAGGTGCTGCTGCAGACCATCGGCGGCAACAAGTTCCGGACGACGGCGACGGTGCCGGGCGCCGATCTCTAGACGTGAAAAGGGCCCGGCGTTGCCGCCAGGCCCTGACTTGTTTTGGTGTGGGCACGGCCACTGCCATTATGGTATTTTATATAAAAAATGTAGTAAAATCAGTTGCTTGCGCATAAGACGAAAGTCTGATACAAATATCCGGACCATCATAAAAAAACCGGGAGGCAGCACCCATGCAGGACCAGAATCAGAACATCTATTCGGCCCGCAAAATCCAGATGCTGGCCGGCATCGAAACGCTGGCGCGCCTGCTGGCGCGGCAGGATCTCGAGATCAGCGCCAGCGACCGGGCGGAACTGGCGCTGATCTCCTCTTGCGCCGACTCGCTGCTGGAGCCAGGCTAGGGGGTGGCGTGCAGTTCCTCGCGCAAGACCTTGCGTAAGGTGGCTTCATCCACGGGTGCTGGCGCGCGAGACAAGGCGACCCGCAATGCGTCATTGATCAAGGATTGATACCCCCGGCCCGCCTCATCCGCGCGAGCGCGGAAGGCATCAAGAATATCGTTATCCAGATAAATGGTAATCCTGGTCTTGCCCGGCTGCGCAATGACCGCGCCGCGCCGGGCCTGACTGAAATCATATTCCGCTTTCATAAGTACGCGCCTCTTTCGTTGTCGCCTTGCGGGCGGAAATGATCCTGATATGCTCGCCACGATAGGTATAGACGACGACCAGAACCCGCCCCAAGGCATCTAGTCCCAGGGTCACATGCCGTTGCTCGCCTTCGGCATCCATGTCTTCGCGCGTCAGCGCCAGTGGATCAAAAAGTACCGCCTCCGCATCGGCAAACCGAATGCCATGCTTGCGTAAGTTGCCTTCAGCCTTCCGAGGGTCCCAATCCACTATCATGCATATATTATATGTATATCTGGGACAATATGCCAACTCATGAGACGCAAAGAGGACGGGTCAG
This DNA window, taken from Thermithiobacillus tepidarius DSM 3134, encodes the following:
- a CDS encoding BrnA antitoxin family protein, which produces MKAEYDFSQARRGAVIAQPGKTRITIYLDNDILDAFRARADEAGRGYQSLINDALRVALSRAPAPVDEATLRKVLREELHATP
- a CDS encoding BrnT family toxin is translated as MIVDWDPRKAEGNLRKHGIRFADAEAVLFDPLALTREDMDAEGEQRHVTLGLDALGRVLVVVYTYRGEHIRIISARKATTKEARTYESGI
- a CDS encoding TQO small subunit DoxD, with the translated sequence MSTAAYDVQAPSRDPDVAWRLLGLVVLGIRLVQGWIYWGGGSRRFFYAPAKLDPSSYKWMANKLQGAMPGALFGLDRVIGFLLHHAHLLLATLILVTALELISGLGLLTGTLTRLSALISIGLSAALMPIFGWQGSTCIDEWTMSASNFAMGAVIFTAGGGAWSVDHWLMRRYPSLANRPWFRWFGSAPWPRRTLERWAKFLGIASLLWAMAFYGYYRGAILTPYHSGPVSPAKHHIQLSHAALGSDGRLGIDAYVNGGTPAVASHVIDVAVLAGQDAVVEHWNGGQLSALSRNAIHNVYDYNKFETGIYGLAGQVGAQARIELPPAQPGLHLPAGRYQVLLQTIGGNKFRTTATVPGADL